Proteins encoded in a region of the Macaca mulatta isolate MMU2019108-1 chromosome X, T2T-MMU8v2.0, whole genome shotgun sequence genome:
- the LOC710748 gene encoding histone H3.3C, which translates to MALTKQTARKSTGGKAPRKQLATKAALKSAPSTGGVKKPHRYRPGTVALREIRRYQKSTELLIRKLPFQRLVREIAQGFKTDLRFQSAAIGALQEASEAYLVGLFEDTNLCAIHAKRVTIMPKDIQLARHIRGERA; encoded by the coding sequence ATGGCTCTTACAAAGCAGACTGCCCGCAAATCGACCGGTGGTAAAGCACCCAGGAAGCAACTGGCTACAAAAGCCGCTCTCAAGAGTGCGCCCTCTACTGGAGGGGTGAAGAAACCTCATCGTTACAGGCCTGGTACTGTGGCGCTCCGTGAAATTAGACGTTATCAGAAGTCCACTGAACTTCTGATTCGCAAACTTCCCTTCCAGCGTCTGGTGCGAGAAATTGCTCAGGGCTTTAAAACAGATCTGCGCTTCCAGAGCGCAGCTATCGGTGCTTTGCAGGAGGCAAGTGAGGCCTATCTGGTTGGCCTTTTTGAAGACACCAACCTGTGTGCTATCCATGCCAAACGTGTAACAATTATGCCAAAAGACATCCAGCTAGCACGCCACATACGTGGAGAACGTGCTTAA